The proteins below are encoded in one region of Archocentrus centrarchus isolate MPI-CPG fArcCen1 chromosome 13, fArcCen1, whole genome shotgun sequence:
- the pou2af2 gene encoding POU domain class 2-associating factor 2 has product MDTEYSKRVYQGVRVKHTVKDLLAEKRSRQTNGPRYSGGSTTPPSFVQMSGTHMLPSYYGIRGRSFISDSDFCPSSKQFSPDVYSSTLGGKPLGCEPSTMAGYSSLIDSYYPETFGDYRSAATFSSSGGSFLPSSALSSLLPPFSGESSHLFLRDSWEQSEPVSQVEALCQDSLASVSVPPSMPSPEPPGSPSQYRSPSRSSSLGPVPSSQPYTLHSLEDVHYHPLTSTSTYPTTPSSSFPCPPYMSSPVSDLVTKMVTEEAVDSHSSLTTSTEAHSSWAKEEGVSSWSPYEIRRAY; this is encoded by the exons ATGGACACAG AATATTCTAAGAGAGTGTATCAAGGCGTTCGAGTGAAGCACACAGTCAAAGACTTGCTGGCGGAGAAGCGATCCCGGCAGACAAATGGACCCAGATACAGC GGAGGATCAACCACTCCACCTTCATTTGTCCAGATGTCAG GTACTCACATGCTGCCCAGCTACTATGGCATAAGGGGACGTTCCTTCATCTCTGACTCAGACTTCTGCCCATCCAGCAAGCAGTTCTCCCCTGATGTCTATTCCTCCACCCTTGGGGGTAAGCCCCTAGGCTGCGAGCCCTCCACCATGGCCGGCTACTCCTCTCTCATCGACAGCTACTACCCAGAAACCTTTGGTGACTACCGTAGTGCCGCCACATTCTCCAGCTCTGGAGGGTCCTTCCTGCCCTCATCTGCACTGTCCTCCCTGCTACCGCCTTTCAGCGGAGAGTCCTCACATTTATTTCTG AGAGACTCATGGGAGCAGTCTGAGCCGGTATCCCAGGTGGAGGCTCTCTGCCAGGACAGCCTGGCCTCTGTTAGTGTCCCACCCTCCATGCCCAGCCCCGAACCCCCAGGGAGCCCCTCCCAATACCGCTCTCCAAGCCGAAGCTCCTCCTTGGGTCCTGTCCCCAGCAGCCAGCCCTATACCCTGCATTCTCTGGAGGATGTCCACTACCACCCTTTAACCTCCACCAGCACTTATCCCACTACACCATCCTCCTCCTTCCCCTGCCCTCCTTACATGAGCAGTCCTGTCAGTGATCTGGTGACCAAGATGGTGACGGAGGAGGCGGtcgacagccacagcagcctcacCACCAGCACCGAAGCTCATTCCTCCTGGGCTAAGGAAGAGGGGGTGAGCTCCTGGTCGCCCTATGAGATTAGGAGGGCATACTGA
- the linc.pou2af1 gene encoding colorectal cancer associated 2 isoform X3, producing MSDKLKVYQGVRVKTTVKELLQRHREREANTKKLNAQIHQACLELQELPAATFPSRHVAPPPAIHPSEDNSCGVLALQLRTTMSFPLPDSACNIQTQESVYNSIQVQQQQFGDVMLPSNGYSGTAYDTPLPPLPTSPQPWRHGLSSDVDYYGQGIAPCSSLESLTFCNPMDPNSYSPQDSFSSSSSSCYNSPTRMEASYHGLSPEQYHYQHSAPQDYYALSHCWSAQQESSPTPEYAPYFPPTDYPHACPVEDNCFRKDFPLNYDVCYSAL from the exons ATGTCCG ATAAACTGAAGGTGTACCAGGGAGTCCGTGTGAAGACCACGGTAaaagagctgctgcagaggcacagagagagggaggccaACACCAAGAAACTTAATGCG CAGATACACCAGGCTTGCTTGGAACTACAGGAGCTTCCCGCGGCCACTTTCCCAA GTCGCCATGTTGCCCCTCCTCCCGCTATCCACCCAAGTGAAGACAACAGCTGCGGGGTGCTGGCCCTCCAGCTTCGGACTACCATGTCATTCCCACTCCCTGACAGTGCATGCAACATTCAGACGCAAGAGAGCGTCTATAACAGCATccaggtgcagcagcagcagtttgggGATGTGATGTTGCCCAGCAACGGATACAGTGGTACTGCCTACGACACCCCTCTGCCTCCCCTTCCAACCTCCCCTCAGCCTTGGAGACATGGACTGTCCTCGGATGTGGATTACTATGGCCAGGGGATA GCCCCCTGCTCCTCATTGGAGTCACTGACATTCTGCAACCCCATGGATCCCAACAGCTACTCGCCACAGgactccttctcctcctcctcctcctcatgctacAACTCGCCCACCAGAATGGAGGCCAGTTACCATGGCTTAAGCCCAGAGCAATACCACTATCAGCACTCTGCTCCACAGGACTATTATGCCCTGTCACACTGTTGGTCAGCCCAGCAGGAGAGCTCCCCCACCCCTGAATATGCACCTTACTTTCCCCCCACAGACTACCCACATGCCTGTCCTGTAGAAGACAACTGTTTCAGGAAGGATTTTCCACTGAACTATGACGTGTGTTACAGTGCATTATGA
- the linc.pou2af1 gene encoding colorectal cancer associated 2 isoform X2: MVLFASKGVYCACVTPCSLHSDKLKVYQGVRVKTTVKELLQRHREREANTKKLNAIHQACLELQELPAATFPSRHVAPPPAIHPSEDNSCGVLALQLRTTMSFPLPDSACNIQTQESVYNSIQVQQQQFGDVMLPSNGYSGTAYDTPLPPLPTSPQPWRHGLSSDVDYYGQGIAPCSSLESLTFCNPMDPNSYSPQDSFSSSSSSCYNSPTRMEASYHGLSPEQYHYQHSAPQDYYALSHCWSAQQESSPTPEYAPYFPPTDYPHACPVEDNCFRKDFPLNYDVCYSAL, translated from the exons ATGGTCTTGTTTGCTTCAAAAGGAGTCTACTGTGCATGCGTGACACCCTGTTCTCTTCATTCAGATAAACTGAAGGTGTACCAGGGAGTCCGTGTGAAGACCACGGTAaaagagctgctgcagaggcacagagagagggaggccaACACCAAGAAACTTAATGCG ATACACCAGGCTTGCTTGGAACTACAGGAGCTTCCCGCGGCCACTTTCCCAA GTCGCCATGTTGCCCCTCCTCCCGCTATCCACCCAAGTGAAGACAACAGCTGCGGGGTGCTGGCCCTCCAGCTTCGGACTACCATGTCATTCCCACTCCCTGACAGTGCATGCAACATTCAGACGCAAGAGAGCGTCTATAACAGCATccaggtgcagcagcagcagtttgggGATGTGATGTTGCCCAGCAACGGATACAGTGGTACTGCCTACGACACCCCTCTGCCTCCCCTTCCAACCTCCCCTCAGCCTTGGAGACATGGACTGTCCTCGGATGTGGATTACTATGGCCAGGGGATA GCCCCCTGCTCCTCATTGGAGTCACTGACATTCTGCAACCCCATGGATCCCAACAGCTACTCGCCACAGgactccttctcctcctcctcctcctcatgctacAACTCGCCCACCAGAATGGAGGCCAGTTACCATGGCTTAAGCCCAGAGCAATACCACTATCAGCACTCTGCTCCACAGGACTATTATGCCCTGTCACACTGTTGGTCAGCCCAGCAGGAGAGCTCCCCCACCCCTGAATATGCACCTTACTTTCCCCCCACAGACTACCCACATGCCTGTCCTGTAGAAGACAACTGTTTCAGGAAGGATTTTCCACTGAACTATGACGTGTGTTACAGTGCATTATGA
- the linc.pou2af1 gene encoding colorectal cancer associated 2 isoform X1, which produces MVLFASKGVYCACVTPCSLHSDKLKVYQGVRVKTTVKELLQRHREREANTKKLNAQIHQACLELQELPAATFPSRHVAPPPAIHPSEDNSCGVLALQLRTTMSFPLPDSACNIQTQESVYNSIQVQQQQFGDVMLPSNGYSGTAYDTPLPPLPTSPQPWRHGLSSDVDYYGQGIAPCSSLESLTFCNPMDPNSYSPQDSFSSSSSSCYNSPTRMEASYHGLSPEQYHYQHSAPQDYYALSHCWSAQQESSPTPEYAPYFPPTDYPHACPVEDNCFRKDFPLNYDVCYSAL; this is translated from the exons ATGGTCTTGTTTGCTTCAAAAGGAGTCTACTGTGCATGCGTGACACCCTGTTCTCTTCATTCAGATAAACTGAAGGTGTACCAGGGAGTCCGTGTGAAGACCACGGTAaaagagctgctgcagaggcacagagagagggaggccaACACCAAGAAACTTAATGCG CAGATACACCAGGCTTGCTTGGAACTACAGGAGCTTCCCGCGGCCACTTTCCCAA GTCGCCATGTTGCCCCTCCTCCCGCTATCCACCCAAGTGAAGACAACAGCTGCGGGGTGCTGGCCCTCCAGCTTCGGACTACCATGTCATTCCCACTCCCTGACAGTGCATGCAACATTCAGACGCAAGAGAGCGTCTATAACAGCATccaggtgcagcagcagcagtttgggGATGTGATGTTGCCCAGCAACGGATACAGTGGTACTGCCTACGACACCCCTCTGCCTCCCCTTCCAACCTCCCCTCAGCCTTGGAGACATGGACTGTCCTCGGATGTGGATTACTATGGCCAGGGGATA GCCCCCTGCTCCTCATTGGAGTCACTGACATTCTGCAACCCCATGGATCCCAACAGCTACTCGCCACAGgactccttctcctcctcctcctcctcatgctacAACTCGCCCACCAGAATGGAGGCCAGTTACCATGGCTTAAGCCCAGAGCAATACCACTATCAGCACTCTGCTCCACAGGACTATTATGCCCTGTCACACTGTTGGTCAGCCCAGCAGGAGAGCTCCCCCACCCCTGAATATGCACCTTACTTTCCCCCCACAGACTACCCACATGCCTGTCCTGTAGAAGACAACTGTTTCAGGAAGGATTTTCCACTGAACTATGACGTGTGTTACAGTGCATTATGA